The sequence below is a genomic window from Thermomicrobiales bacterium.
TCGCGCTCCACAATCTCGGCCTCGTTGCGCTCGCTGCCGATAACCTCGCCGAAGCGCGCGAGCGACTGTCTGAAGCGCTCACGATTCGCCGCAACTTGCGCCACACCTGGGGTGTGGCGGTGACGTTGGCACTCCTCGGTCGCGTGCTGCGCGCCGCGAATCGGCCTGACGCGGCACTCGCTCACCTGCGCGAGGCACTAACTCTGGCAGTTGATGCCCAGTCGATCCCGGCCGCACTCGGCGCAGCGATCGAATTGGCAGCCCTTCGCCTGAATGGCGACGCGCACGAGCGCGATCACGCGGCGCGGACACTCGCGCTGGCACTCGCCCACCCTGCGCTCGACGCACTGGGACGAGCTCGCGCCGCCACGCTGCTCGCCACGCTGGAAATTCCCCCACCGATCCCGTTGCTCGCGCCCGACTGGGTGACGCTGCCTATCGCCGAGCAGGTGCGGATTGTCCTGGGTGATGGTGCCGAGCTGGTCCGTGTCTGAGAGCGGCAAGGAGAAACGATGATGCGAGCCATTGAGCCGGTTGAGTCGGGGACGCTTCGATTACACGAGTTCGACATCGGCTACGAGCTGTTCGGCGCGCCGGATGCGCCGCCGGTTCTGCTGCTCCCCACCTGGCAGATCGTCCACAGTCGCATCTGGAAAATGCAAGTCCCCGATCTCTCGCGCAAGTTTCGTGTCATCACCTTCGACCCACCCGGGAACGGGCGCGGAGAGCGCACGACCGACCCGCGAGCCTACGAGTACGACCGCATCGTCGATCAGGCGATTGGCCTGCTCGATCATCTCGGTATTGAATCTGCGACTGTCGTCGGCCTATCGCGTGGCTGCGATTTCGGCATCACCCTGGCTGCGCGCTACCCGGAGCGCGTATCACGTCTGGCGCTGATCGCCTGCGGTGTCTGGCCTGACAGCTGGCAGCCACGCCCCAACACTGACTTCTGGGAGCAGCGCGAGCAGTACGACGGCTGGCAGATGCGCAACGCGCACTTCTGGCGCGAGCACTACGACGACTGGCTGACCTTCTTCTTCAACCAGCTCCTGCCTGAGCCGCACTCGACGAAGGGAGTTGATGACGGCATCTCCTGGGGCAACGACACCACGCCCGAGGTGCTCATCGCGACCATCCCGACGGCTGACCAGTTCCCCCGCATGCTGGCACGCGAGGCCATCCGGCGCGTACAGTGTCCTGTCCTGCTGATGCATGGCGACCTGGACCGCTGCGATCCAATTGAGGCGAGCCGGGCGCTCGCAGCCGCCCGACCGGACTGGACGTTCATCACGCTCGAAGGCTGCGGCCATCTCCCGAATCTGCGCGACCCGGTGATGGTCAACCGGGAGCTCGCGGATTTCCTCGTTGCCCCGTGCCCGTCACAGCGCACCTGGTCCCGCCCGATGGCGCGTGCCGAACGTCGGGCGCTGTTCGTCTCCAGCCCGATCGGCCTCGGCCATATCCAGCGCGACCTCGCCATCGCCCGCGAGCTACGTCGGATCGTGCCGGATCTGCGGATCGACTGGCTGGCCCAGCCGCCCGTCACCCAGGTACTGCAGCGTGAGGGCGAGACGATCCACCCACGCAGCCGCGAGCTGGCCAGCGAGTCGGGCCACTGGGAGGCGATGTCGCACGACTACCGGCTGCACTGCTTCAACGCCTTCCGCGAAATGGACGAGATCCTGTTGGCCAACTTCATGGTCTTCTTCGACGCCGTCCGCGAGACGACCTACGACCTGTGGATCGGCGACGAGGCCTGGGAGATCGATCACTTCCTGCACGAGAACCCCGAGCTGAAGCGCGCTCCATTCGCGTTCATGACCGACTTCCTCGGCTGGCTGCCAATCGACCGCTCGCCCGACTCACGCGAGGCGTACCTGACCGCTGACTACAACGCCGAGATGCTGGAGCACGTCCAGCGCTACCCACGCGTCCGCGATCGAGCCCTGTACTTCGGCACCTATGACGACCTGGTGCCCGACCGCTTCGGCTCTGACCTGCCGCTGATCGCCGATTGGGCCCGCGAGCACTTCGAGGCAGTTGGCTACGTCGTCCCGTTCAACCCGCATGATTATGTCGATACGGCG
It includes:
- a CDS encoding tetratricopeptide repeat protein — its product is LAAEVTGHYLEAQEILSQIIAMLDTEPHDPAVDRHARDLARAAALIRHGSLYVRLGDYAAGERAIDAGITILKQLDDPFNLGLALNFKAMFAHEGEDYEQERSLLQESIAHFTVAEDRWGQGYSLNDLGMATLMLGDADEARRLHQQALTIFGEIGDRRGMAFALHNLGLVALAADNLAEARERLSEALTIRRNLRHTWGVAVTLALLGRVLRAANRPDAALAHLREALTLAVDAQSIPAALGAAIELAALRLNGDAHERDHAARTLALALAHPALDALGRARAATLLATLEIPPPIPLLAPDWVTLPIAEQVRIVLGDGAELVRV
- a CDS encoding alpha/beta fold hydrolase — its product is MMRAIEPVESGTLRLHEFDIGYELFGAPDAPPVLLLPTWQIVHSRIWKMQVPDLSRKFRVITFDPPGNGRGERTTDPRAYEYDRIVDQAIGLLDHLGIESATVVGLSRGCDFGITLAARYPERVSRLALIACGVWPDSWQPRPNTDFWEQREQYDGWQMRNAHFWREHYDDWLTFFFNQLLPEPHSTKGVDDGISWGNDTTPEVLIATIPTADQFPRMLAREAIRRVQCPVLLMHGDLDRCDPIEASRALAAARPDWTFITLEGCGHLPNLRDPVMVNRELADFLVAPCPSQRTWSRPMARAERRALFVSSPIGLGHIQRDLAIARELRRIVPDLRIDWLAQPPVTQVLQREGETIHPRSRELASESGHWEAMSHDYRLHCFNAFREMDEILLANFMVFFDAVRETTYDLWIGDEAWEIDHFLHENPELKRAPFAFMTDFLGWLPIDRSPDSREAYLTADYNAEMLEHVQRYPRVRDRALYFGTYDDLVPDRFGSDLPLIADWAREHFEAVGYVVPFNPHDYVDTAGVRQRLGYAPERPLIVAAVGGTAVGRPLLEKVVAAWPLIQRERLDAECLLVAGPRIDANSLPSGAGLRVLPYTHNLYEHLAVADLGIVQGGLGTTMELVATRRPFLSVPLRDHCEQVFHVAHRLERHRAGRRMDFDAMTPESLAAAALATLGSDTSAYLPLDPQAATRAARSIAALL